In the Sebastes fasciatus isolate fSebFas1 chromosome 20, fSebFas1.pri, whole genome shotgun sequence genome, one interval contains:
- the plekha4 gene encoding pleckstrin homology domain-containing family A member 4 isoform X3, whose translation MELEAAARRAHLVRMDDQDRVSQTSSVATISYFPVKQEDGRVQTFGKRCQAAKRDPNCPVVIRGWLNKKDSAGLKLWKRRWFVLSNYCVFYYKDSREESVLGSIPLPSYKILFCTPRECKNRKFTFKVVHQGMRSYFFSADTQEDMLGWVRALSQSAAMEPNSSLNRRCSSYQDFTQIGGSSESVDFPKPPSDGEDPSQRHRNVSRTVSEPSHLTSGRMGTSRSEQRGRRSVRQRHSRTPSPPDLGRRRACGPYQEEDSLPGQNTPPMQTDIMGTGSLTSRGQLGSRPHTPVGRVDIRPHDDSGMAPQTLYYAPASPKLQEFKSTPNTPVTERWQNLCKPTPTYGSVHHIASGRRPLGKSYSTGAHADLLPPLPPSSRGAHAPHHPHHHHHHHHHHHRSNLSVCVLPPAMAPKPDPRETPPIRPLESDADVVLTRLCGCDKLLQSLSIELAQLQMDKDSVQCALEVSRLQLEEWKSQGPRAQEEALTQKALLQEELVTIRARMCDVSLEMERVWSQYERMESELSVIRSHLQHICNFGVPQDQSQAQRELWMMEDILAGLKINRDHFRFLLGLQRHHMFQPTSPHPGSPGSPTERLQSGLLMDVEQEPPLRPPLPQELQDQGHGWTESPYEGIYSHTVDPVQRRGNSQPDLLNVKAQKDTCESGSKWIPPDTTNQSIKMKMTEEEQLERIKRNQERLTNRKKPPIPTPGQSSETREEAPFPLRVTRVVTAVLPSSLVARRVSVEDPPPELNNPLPEQIPLEMQQRLVEQSKKMLNKLPRRLVLEGADQNWSSAEMHQDQPLKKTSRQQQQHQGVLRSSKKESRSEASRAAEPTEALRSQVRDQAGVGNGSESLDVRMDERPSALLTSDMDPELCLTTEQREAKLRRVERIRERVIRSAVRLNATTHDQLPIRGEGQEVHQVPPDTARKQRLKSDHRFYDGYGSCDHIRGPAELQLSSGTSQDEDERDRHVKKSKCQVRFGNKTQHKDPSGRTAVAKTKIKRPASPYHISSMTVYQKEGAKGFTSCKDGEEQKLEEPAADDNESDFSSSDLRAKWFLSTNQWQGFIPLQVPGVDSCNEEISDIENQPACSDDATDSNEMSSAVSESLEKMKENHSLFYKIACDISISDTDIAKNDGGNSNAQTSSRPEEEEEEELMITESVPDETTHNVGRFSIRRSKDPSLHSPSDVNENSLSINNELQDSTQDKAACEDTSRRDSQLEVRETVRGAPSDQAPDDEHAKTREEQSGAKESKDGKVDQERDEEPRKGRSLSEENAPSSSVYEGGSVIRSASFGKARVTVLRTSL comes from the exons ATGGAGCTTGAAGCAGCCGCCAGGCGGGCACACTTAGTCAG aaTGGATGACCAGGACAGAGTAAGCCAAACGTCCAGCGTGGCCACCATTTCCTACTTTCCTGTCAAG CAGGAAGATGGAAGGGTGCAAACGTTTGGAAAAAGATGTCAGGCTGCCAAGAGAGACCCCAACTGTCCTGTAGTCATCAGAGGATGGCTcaacaaaaaa GACAGCGCTGGGTTGAAGTTATGGAAGAGAAGGTGGTTCGTCCTCTCCAACTACTGTGTGTTTTACTATAAAG ACAGTAGAGAAGAATCTGTGCTGGGCAGCATCCCACTCCCGAGCTACAAAATCCTGTTCTGCACACCACGAGAATGCAAGAACAGGAAGTTCACCTTCAAG GTGGTGCACCAGGGAATGCGCTCTTATTTCTTCAGCGCCGACACTCAGGAGGACATGTTGGGATGGGTCCGAGCCCTCAGTCAGTCTGCTGCAATGGAGCCAAACAGCTCCCTGAACAG GCGTTGCTCAAGTTATCAGGATTTCACACAGATAGGTGGCAGCAGTGAATCAGTGGACTTCCCTAAACCCCCGTCTGATGGAGAGGATCCCTCCCAAAGACACAGGAACGTCAGCAGGACTGTGAGCGAACCGAGTCATCTCACTAGCGGGAGGATGGGGACATCGCGCTCGgagcagagagggagacggagcgTGCGTCAGAGACACAGCAG AACACCCAGCCCTCCTGATTTAGGCAGAAGAAGAGCTTGTGGTCCGTACCAAGAGGAAGACTCGCTTCCCGGCCAAAACACACCACCCATGCAGACAGACATCATGGGAACAGGTTCTTTGACCTCAAGAGGTCAACTGGGGTCACGACCTCACACACCAGTGGGAAGGGTTGACATTCGACCTCACGATGACTCGGGCATGGCGCCGCAAACTCTGTACTACGCACCTGCCTCCCCTAAGCTTCAAGAGTTCAAATCCACTCCCAACACTCCGGTCACAGAGAGGTGGCAAAACCTATGCAAG CCTACACCTACCTACGGGTCTGTCCATCACATCGCGAGTGGGAGACGACCTTTAGGAAAG AGCTACTCCACGGGGGCACATGCAGACTTACTGCCCCCGTTGCCCCCCTCATCGAGAGGCGCACACGCTCCCCACcacccacaccaccaccaccaccatcatcatcaccatcaccgcagcaatttgtctgtctgtgtgctaCCGCCAGCTATG GCCCCGAAGCCCGACCCGAGGGAAACTCCACCTATCAGGCCTCTTGAAAGTGATGCAGAC GTTGTGTTGACGAGGTTATGTGGGTGTGACAAGCTGCTCCAGTCTCTGTCTATAGAGCTGGCTCAGCTACAAATGGATAAG GACAGCGTTCAGTGTGCGTTAGAGGTGTCCAGACTGCAGCTGGAGGAGTGGAAAAGCCAGGGACCCAGGGCCCAAGAAGAAGCACTGACCCAGAAGGCTTTGCTCCAGGAAGAGCTGGTCACAATCCGGGCCAGAATGTGTGACGTATCGTTG GAAATGGAGAGGGTGTGGAGTCAATATGAGAGAATGGAGAGTGAGCTGTCGGTTATCCGTTCACACCTTCAGCACATCTGTAACTTTGGAGTGCCACag GACCAGTCTCAGGCCCAGAGAGAGCTGTGGATGATGGAGGACATCCTGGCTGGACTAAAGATCAACAGGGATCACTTCCGCTTCCTGCTGGGTCTACAGAGGCACCACA TGTTCCAGCCGACGTCTCCACATCCTGGATCCCCTGGCTCTCCCACAGAGAGGCTGCAGAGCGGACTGCTAATG GATGTGGAACAAGAGCCACCACTACGCCCGCCGTTACCCCAGGAGCTACAGGATCAAGGCCATGGCTGGACAGAGTCCCCATATGAG GGAATCTACAGCCACACTGTTGATCCTGTACAGAGAAGAGGAAACAGCCAGCCTGACCTCCTTAATGTGAAAGCACAGAAAGACACATGCG AATCTGGTTCAAAGTGGATCCCACCAGATACAACGAACCAATCAATCAAG ATGAAGATGACTGAAGAAGAGCAGCTTGAGCGAATAAAAAGGAATCAGGAGAGGTTGACTAATAGGAAGAAACCGCCCATACCCACTCCAGGTCAAAGTtcagagacaagagaggag gcCCCCTTTCCTCTAAGGGTGACACGAGTTGTTACAGCTGTGCTGCCGTCCTCTCTTGTGGCCAGGCGGGTTTCTGTTGAGGATCCCCCGCCTGAGCTCAACAACCCACTGCCCGAGCAGATCCCGCTTGAGATGCAGCAAAGGTTGGTCGAGCAGAGCAAAAAAATGTTGAACAAGCTGCCCAGGCGTCTGGTGCTGGAGGGTGCTGATCAAAACTGGTCCTCGGCAGAGATGCACCAAGATCAACCCCTTAAAaagacaagcaggcagcagcagcagcatcagggAGTATTGCGGTCCTCCAAGAAGGAGTCACGTTCAGAGGCCAGCAGAGCAGCCGAGCCCACAGAGGCCTTGAGGAGTCAAGTTCGAGACCAGGCGGGTGTGGGGAATGGAAGTGAGAGCTTGGACGTCAGG ATGGATGAACGACCTTCTGCCCTCCTGACCTCTGACATGGACCCTGAACTCTGTCTGACCACTGAGCAGCGAGAGGCCAAACTTCGTCGTGTTGAACGGATACGTGAAAGAGTCATAAGAAG CGCAGTCAGACTAAATGCTACTACACACGATCAACTGCCCATCAGGGGGGAGGGGCAGGAAGTTCATCAGGTGCCCCCTGACACAGCTAGAAAACAAAGGCTGAAATCAG accaTAGATTCTACGATGGCTATGGGAGCTGTGATCACATCAGAGGTCCTGCAGAACTTCAGCTTTCTAGTGGAACATCTCAGGATGAAGATGAAAGAGACAGACATGTGAAAAAATCGAAATGTCAAGTGAGATTTGggaacaaaacacaacacaaagatCCCAGTGGCAGAACAGCGGTtgccaaaacaaaaataaaacgtcCAGCTTCACCCTATCACATCTCCTCTATGACCGTCTACCAGAAGGAGGGAGCCAAGGGATTTACAAGTTGCAAGGATGGAGAGGAGCAGAAGCTTGAAGAACCTGCCGCTGATGATAATGAAAGTGATTTTTCATCCTCCGATCTGAGAGCCAAGTGGTTCCTCTCCACCAACCAGTGGCAAGGGTTCATACCTCTGCAGGTCCCTGGCGTAGACTCGTGCAACGAGGAGATATCGGACATCGAGAACCAACCAGCGTGCAGTGACGACGCGACTGATTCCAATGAAATGTCATCCGCAGTCAGCGAAAGCTTAGAGAAAATGAAAGAGAACCATTCACTCTTCTACAAGATCGCATGTGACATTAGTATCTCAGACACAGATATTGCAAAGAACGATGGCGGGAATTCAAACGCCCAAACGTCATCCAggccagaagaagaagaagaagaagaactgatgATCACTGAATCTGTGCCGGATGAAACAACCCATAATGTTGGGAGATTTTCTATCCGACGGAGCAAGGATCCCAGCTTACATTCTCCTTCAGATGTTAATGAAAATAGTCTCTCAATTAATAATGAACTCCAAGATTCAACCCAGGACAAAGCAGCGTGTGAAGACACATCAAGGCGAGACAGCCAGTTGGAAGTTAGAGAAACTGTCCGTGGAGCTCCTTCAGATCAGGCCCCGGATGATGAACATGCAAAGACGAGAGAAGAACAAAGTGGGGCGAAAGAGTCCAAAGACGGGAAGGTGGAccaagagagagatgaagagccAAGGAAAGGTCGTAGTTTAAGTGAGGAGAACGCTCCATCCAGCTCCGTGTACGAGGGCGGGAGTGTGATTCGGAGCGCCTCTTTCGGGAAGGCACGGGTTACAGTATTGAGGACAAGTTTGTAG
- the plekha4 gene encoding pleckstrin homology domain-containing family A member 4 isoform X1 has translation MELEAAARRAHLVRMDDQDRVSQTSSVATISYFPVKQEDGRVQTFGKRCQAAKRDPNCPVVIRGWLNKKDSAGLKLWKRRWFVLSNYCVFYYKDSREESVLGSIPLPSYKILFCTPRECKNRKFTFKVVHQGMRSYFFSADTQEDMLGWVRALSQSAAMEPNSSLNRRCSSYQDFTQIGGSSESVDFPKPPSDGEDPSQRHRNVSRTVSEPSHLTSGRMGTSRSEQRGRRSVRQRHSRTPSPPDLGRRRACGPYQEEDSLPGQNTPPMQTDIMGTGSLTSRGQLGSRPHTPVGRVDIRPHDDSGMAPQTLYYAPASPKLQEFKSTPNTPVTERWQNLCKPTPTYGSVHHIASGRRPLGKSYSTGAHADLLPPLPPSSRGAHAPHHPHHHHHHHHHHHRSNLSVCVLPPAMAPKPDPRETPPIRPLESDADVVLTRLCGCDKLLQSLSIELAQLQMDKDSVQCALEVSRLQLEEWKSQGPRAQEEALTQKALLQEELVTIRARMCDVSLEMERVWSQYERMESELSVIRSHLQHICNFGVPQDQSQAQRELWMMEDILAGLKINRDHFRFLLGLQRHHMFQPTSPHPGSPGSPTERLQSGLLMDVEQEPPLRPPLPQELQDQGHGWTESPYEGIYSHTVDPVQRRGNSQPDLLNVKAQKDTCESGSKWIPPDTTNQSIKKMKMTEEEQLERIKRNQERLTNRKKPPIPTPGQSSETREEAPFPLRVTRVVTAVLPSSLVARRVSVEDPPPELNNPLPEQIPLEMQQRLVEQSKKMLNKLPRRLVLEGADQNWSSAEMHQDQPLKKTSRQQQQHQGVLRSSKKESRSEASRAAEPTEALRSQVRDQAGVGNGSESLDVRMDERPSALLTSDMDPELCLTTEQREAKLRRVERIRERVIRSAVRLNATTHDQLPIRGEGQEVHQVPPDTARKQRLKSDHRFYDGYGSCDHIRGPAELQLSSGTSQDEDERDRHVKKSKCQVRFGNKTQHKDPSGRTAVAKTKIKRPASPYHISSMTVYQKEGAKGFTSCKDGEEQKLEEPAADDNESDFSSSDLRAKWFLSTNQWQGFIPLQVPGVDSCNEEISDIENQPACSDDATDSNEMSSAVSESLEKMKENHSLFYKIACDISISDTDIAKNDGGNSNAQTSSRPEEEEEEELMITESVPDETTHNVGRFSIRRSKDPSLHSPSDVNENSLSINNELQDSTQDKAACEDTSRRDSQLEVRETVRGAPSDQAPDDEHAKTREEQSGAKESKDGKVDQERDEEPRKGRSLSEENAPSSSVYEGGSVIRSASFGKARVTVLRTSL, from the exons ATGGAGCTTGAAGCAGCCGCCAGGCGGGCACACTTAGTCAG aaTGGATGACCAGGACAGAGTAAGCCAAACGTCCAGCGTGGCCACCATTTCCTACTTTCCTGTCAAG CAGGAAGATGGAAGGGTGCAAACGTTTGGAAAAAGATGTCAGGCTGCCAAGAGAGACCCCAACTGTCCTGTAGTCATCAGAGGATGGCTcaacaaaaaa GACAGCGCTGGGTTGAAGTTATGGAAGAGAAGGTGGTTCGTCCTCTCCAACTACTGTGTGTTTTACTATAAAG ACAGTAGAGAAGAATCTGTGCTGGGCAGCATCCCACTCCCGAGCTACAAAATCCTGTTCTGCACACCACGAGAATGCAAGAACAGGAAGTTCACCTTCAAG GTGGTGCACCAGGGAATGCGCTCTTATTTCTTCAGCGCCGACACTCAGGAGGACATGTTGGGATGGGTCCGAGCCCTCAGTCAGTCTGCTGCAATGGAGCCAAACAGCTCCCTGAACAG GCGTTGCTCAAGTTATCAGGATTTCACACAGATAGGTGGCAGCAGTGAATCAGTGGACTTCCCTAAACCCCCGTCTGATGGAGAGGATCCCTCCCAAAGACACAGGAACGTCAGCAGGACTGTGAGCGAACCGAGTCATCTCACTAGCGGGAGGATGGGGACATCGCGCTCGgagcagagagggagacggagcgTGCGTCAGAGACACAGCAG AACACCCAGCCCTCCTGATTTAGGCAGAAGAAGAGCTTGTGGTCCGTACCAAGAGGAAGACTCGCTTCCCGGCCAAAACACACCACCCATGCAGACAGACATCATGGGAACAGGTTCTTTGACCTCAAGAGGTCAACTGGGGTCACGACCTCACACACCAGTGGGAAGGGTTGACATTCGACCTCACGATGACTCGGGCATGGCGCCGCAAACTCTGTACTACGCACCTGCCTCCCCTAAGCTTCAAGAGTTCAAATCCACTCCCAACACTCCGGTCACAGAGAGGTGGCAAAACCTATGCAAG CCTACACCTACCTACGGGTCTGTCCATCACATCGCGAGTGGGAGACGACCTTTAGGAAAG AGCTACTCCACGGGGGCACATGCAGACTTACTGCCCCCGTTGCCCCCCTCATCGAGAGGCGCACACGCTCCCCACcacccacaccaccaccaccaccatcatcatcaccatcaccgcagcaatttgtctgtctgtgtgctaCCGCCAGCTATG GCCCCGAAGCCCGACCCGAGGGAAACTCCACCTATCAGGCCTCTTGAAAGTGATGCAGAC GTTGTGTTGACGAGGTTATGTGGGTGTGACAAGCTGCTCCAGTCTCTGTCTATAGAGCTGGCTCAGCTACAAATGGATAAG GACAGCGTTCAGTGTGCGTTAGAGGTGTCCAGACTGCAGCTGGAGGAGTGGAAAAGCCAGGGACCCAGGGCCCAAGAAGAAGCACTGACCCAGAAGGCTTTGCTCCAGGAAGAGCTGGTCACAATCCGGGCCAGAATGTGTGACGTATCGTTG GAAATGGAGAGGGTGTGGAGTCAATATGAGAGAATGGAGAGTGAGCTGTCGGTTATCCGTTCACACCTTCAGCACATCTGTAACTTTGGAGTGCCACag GACCAGTCTCAGGCCCAGAGAGAGCTGTGGATGATGGAGGACATCCTGGCTGGACTAAAGATCAACAGGGATCACTTCCGCTTCCTGCTGGGTCTACAGAGGCACCACA TGTTCCAGCCGACGTCTCCACATCCTGGATCCCCTGGCTCTCCCACAGAGAGGCTGCAGAGCGGACTGCTAATG GATGTGGAACAAGAGCCACCACTACGCCCGCCGTTACCCCAGGAGCTACAGGATCAAGGCCATGGCTGGACAGAGTCCCCATATGAG GGAATCTACAGCCACACTGTTGATCCTGTACAGAGAAGAGGAAACAGCCAGCCTGACCTCCTTAATGTGAAAGCACAGAAAGACACATGCG AATCTGGTTCAAAGTGGATCCCACCAGATACAACGAACCAATCAATCAAG AAGATGAAGATGACTGAAGAAGAGCAGCTTGAGCGAATAAAAAGGAATCAGGAGAGGTTGACTAATAGGAAGAAACCGCCCATACCCACTCCAGGTCAAAGTtcagagacaagagaggag gcCCCCTTTCCTCTAAGGGTGACACGAGTTGTTACAGCTGTGCTGCCGTCCTCTCTTGTGGCCAGGCGGGTTTCTGTTGAGGATCCCCCGCCTGAGCTCAACAACCCACTGCCCGAGCAGATCCCGCTTGAGATGCAGCAAAGGTTGGTCGAGCAGAGCAAAAAAATGTTGAACAAGCTGCCCAGGCGTCTGGTGCTGGAGGGTGCTGATCAAAACTGGTCCTCGGCAGAGATGCACCAAGATCAACCCCTTAAAaagacaagcaggcagcagcagcagcatcagggAGTATTGCGGTCCTCCAAGAAGGAGTCACGTTCAGAGGCCAGCAGAGCAGCCGAGCCCACAGAGGCCTTGAGGAGTCAAGTTCGAGACCAGGCGGGTGTGGGGAATGGAAGTGAGAGCTTGGACGTCAGG ATGGATGAACGACCTTCTGCCCTCCTGACCTCTGACATGGACCCTGAACTCTGTCTGACCACTGAGCAGCGAGAGGCCAAACTTCGTCGTGTTGAACGGATACGTGAAAGAGTCATAAGAAG CGCAGTCAGACTAAATGCTACTACACACGATCAACTGCCCATCAGGGGGGAGGGGCAGGAAGTTCATCAGGTGCCCCCTGACACAGCTAGAAAACAAAGGCTGAAATCAG accaTAGATTCTACGATGGCTATGGGAGCTGTGATCACATCAGAGGTCCTGCAGAACTTCAGCTTTCTAGTGGAACATCTCAGGATGAAGATGAAAGAGACAGACATGTGAAAAAATCGAAATGTCAAGTGAGATTTGggaacaaaacacaacacaaagatCCCAGTGGCAGAACAGCGGTtgccaaaacaaaaataaaacgtcCAGCTTCACCCTATCACATCTCCTCTATGACCGTCTACCAGAAGGAGGGAGCCAAGGGATTTACAAGTTGCAAGGATGGAGAGGAGCAGAAGCTTGAAGAACCTGCCGCTGATGATAATGAAAGTGATTTTTCATCCTCCGATCTGAGAGCCAAGTGGTTCCTCTCCACCAACCAGTGGCAAGGGTTCATACCTCTGCAGGTCCCTGGCGTAGACTCGTGCAACGAGGAGATATCGGACATCGAGAACCAACCAGCGTGCAGTGACGACGCGACTGATTCCAATGAAATGTCATCCGCAGTCAGCGAAAGCTTAGAGAAAATGAAAGAGAACCATTCACTCTTCTACAAGATCGCATGTGACATTAGTATCTCAGACACAGATATTGCAAAGAACGATGGCGGGAATTCAAACGCCCAAACGTCATCCAggccagaagaagaagaagaagaagaactgatgATCACTGAATCTGTGCCGGATGAAACAACCCATAATGTTGGGAGATTTTCTATCCGACGGAGCAAGGATCCCAGCTTACATTCTCCTTCAGATGTTAATGAAAATAGTCTCTCAATTAATAATGAACTCCAAGATTCAACCCAGGACAAAGCAGCGTGTGAAGACACATCAAGGCGAGACAGCCAGTTGGAAGTTAGAGAAACTGTCCGTGGAGCTCCTTCAGATCAGGCCCCGGATGATGAACATGCAAAGACGAGAGAAGAACAAAGTGGGGCGAAAGAGTCCAAAGACGGGAAGGTGGAccaagagagagatgaagagccAAGGAAAGGTCGTAGTTTAAGTGAGGAGAACGCTCCATCCAGCTCCGTGTACGAGGGCGGGAGTGTGATTCGGAGCGCCTCTTTCGGGAAGGCACGGGTTACAGTATTGAGGACAAGTTTGTAG